In Pantoea cypripedii, the following proteins share a genomic window:
- the glnH gene encoding glutamine ABC transporter substrate-binding protein GlnH has translation MSAFFNKLKVTLALVACSASFAAMAQDKLVVGVDTAFVPFEFKQGDKYVGFDIDLWNAIAQKMHVSYELRPMDFSGLIPGLQSRNLDVAMAGITITDARKQVVDFSEGYYNADLLIAVKSGDNSITKFSDLAGKKVGLKQGTAAASFMKSKYKADYVEFPNIDNAYLDLQAGNLDAVVHDSPNVLYYVKTAGDGKVKSAGENDSSLPQQYGFAMQKNSSWTPKVNAALQALRTDGTYTKIYVKWFDKKPK, from the coding sequence ATGTCTGCATTTTTTAATAAATTAAAAGTCACACTGGCACTGGTTGCCTGTTCCGCGAGTTTTGCTGCGATGGCGCAGGATAAATTAGTGGTGGGTGTTGATACCGCATTTGTTCCTTTTGAATTTAAACAAGGCGATAAATATGTCGGTTTTGATATCGACTTATGGAATGCCATCGCACAGAAAATGCATGTCAGCTATGAATTGCGTCCGATGGATTTCAGCGGATTAATTCCGGGCCTGCAATCACGCAATCTGGATGTGGCGATGGCAGGGATTACCATCACCGATGCGAGAAAACAGGTGGTTGATTTCAGCGAGGGGTATTACAACGCTGATCTGTTAATCGCGGTAAAAAGCGGTGATAACAGCATCACCAAATTCAGCGATCTGGCCGGTAAAAAAGTGGGGCTGAAGCAAGGTACCGCTGCTGCCAGCTTTATGAAGAGCAAATATAAAGCCGATTACGTTGAGTTCCCGAATATCGACAACGCCTACCTCGATTTGCAGGCAGGTAATCTGGATGCCGTGGTACACGATTCCCCCAACGTGCTGTACTACGTGAAAACCGCCGGAGATGGCAAAGTGAAATCTGCCGGTGAAAACGATAGCAGCCTGCCGCAGCAGTATGGCTTTGCCATGCAGAAAAACAGCAGCTGGACACCGAAAGTCAATGCCGCGTTGCAGGCACTGCGCACCGACGGCACCTACACCAAGATCTACGTGAAGTGGTTTGATAAGAAACCTAAATAA
- the glnP gene encoding glutamine ABC transporter permease GlnP → MNFETKYIWESLPLLLQGLQLTLIISLTGLLGGFIIGLLAGTCRALGGRVTKTISLIFVELIRGTPIMVQVMFIYFALPMVLPVRIDPVTAAIVTIIINSGAYIAEITRGAILSINKGFKEASLAMGLSQRSTLWFVIMPLALRRMIPALGNQWIISIKDTSLFIVIGVAELTRQGQEIIAGNFRALEVWTAVALIYLLVTLCLSFLLKQLEKRIHIL, encoded by the coding sequence ATGAATTTCGAAACAAAATATATATGGGAATCCCTGCCGCTATTATTACAGGGATTACAACTGACGCTTATCATCTCACTGACGGGGTTGTTAGGTGGCTTTATTATTGGTCTGCTGGCGGGCACCTGTCGTGCACTCGGTGGCCGGGTAACGAAGACGATATCGTTAATTTTCGTCGAGTTGATTCGTGGTACCCCAATTATGGTGCAGGTGATGTTTATTTACTTTGCCTTGCCGATGGTACTGCCCGTTCGTATTGACCCGGTGACTGCCGCGATTGTTACCATTATTATCAACTCTGGCGCTTATATTGCGGAAATTACCCGCGGTGCCATTTTATCGATTAATAAAGGTTTTAAAGAAGCGAGCCTGGCAATGGGATTATCCCAGCGCAGCACGCTGTGGTTCGTCATTATGCCGCTGGCGCTGCGTCGTATGATTCCGGCATTGGGTAACCAATGGATCATCAGCATTAAAGACACGTCACTGTTTATTGTGATTGGTGTGGCTGAGTTAACGCGGCAGGGGCAGGAAATTATCGCCGGAAACTTCCGTGCGCTGGAAGTGTGGACCGCAGTGGCGCTGATTTACCTGCTGGTGACGCTGTGCCTGAGCTTCCTGCTGAAGCAACTGGAGAAAAGGATCCATATTTTATGA